A genomic region of Rhodothermales bacterium contains the following coding sequences:
- a CDS encoding HNH endonuclease: protein MSGHVLVLNQDYRAITICSVQRATVLILLQKADLVSAEDGRFIRSPSTEVPWPSVVRLRTYVRIPYKKVTLTRKNVMRRDRNRCQYCGSRDKLTIDHVMPRSRGGRDTWENLATACVPCNNRKGNRTPEEARMQLRRKPFRPSHVMYIRDYVGSALGEEWKQYLFLN from the coding sequence ATGAGTGGACATGTCCTCGTGCTGAATCAGGACTATCGAGCCATTACCATCTGCAGCGTTCAGCGCGCAACCGTGCTGATTTTGCTGCAAAAGGCGGATTTGGTCTCCGCGGAGGATGGTCGCTTCATCCGAAGCCCGAGCACGGAGGTGCCCTGGCCGAGCGTGGTCCGCCTGCGCACGTACGTGCGGATCCCGTACAAGAAGGTCACGCTTACTCGGAAGAACGTGATGCGTCGTGATCGCAACCGGTGCCAGTATTGCGGCTCTCGAGACAAACTCACCATTGACCACGTCATGCCGCGCTCCCGTGGCGGGCGAGACACATGGGAGAACCTTGCAACGGCCTGCGTGCCCTGCAACAACCGAAAGGGGAATCGCACGCCGGAAGAGGCCCGCATGCAGCTCCGCCGCAAACCGTTCCGTCCGAGTCACGTGATGTACATCCGCGACTACGTGGGCAGCGCGCTCGGTGAGGAGTGGAAGCAGTACCTCTTCCTGAACTGA